AGACTCAAACCCTTTGTCCGCCAGGAAAGATTTGTCCCAGTTTTTAAGGAGGAAGCGTATGGCAAAAGTAAAATTATGCTTTATTGCGTTTCTGATGTTAATAATGTCCCTGCTGTCCTTTGACACCGTCGCGTATTACACCGTAACGGGTACGGCGCGTAACGTCATAACCTTCGGCGACATCCCGTCGGAAGTTATCGAAACGACCGCCACCGGCGACGACTTCCCTGAGGGCGGCGTATACGTCATGCCCGGCGATATCGTAAGCAAGATCGTCAAGGTTGCTAACAAATCCGAGCATCCGTTCTACGTCAGAGTCAAGCTTGTCAAGGGCTCCGACAACGTCGAGCTCACGCCCGAGGAGTGCCTCGCCATCGAGACCGACACCGTCAACTGGACGTATATGGAAGACGGATATTACTATTACAACAAGGCAGTTCCCGGCTACGGCGTGACCGAGCCTCTGTTCAAGGAGGTCGAGGTCGTCGGCGAAAAGATCACGAAGGAGCAGATAGGCTCCATCCTGACCGTCACCGTTAAGACCTTCGTCGTACAGAGCGAGAACAACGCCGACACTCCGTTTGAGGCCGTTGGTTGGCCCGAAGAAAGTTGAGGCGGCTGATGAAAAGAACAGCGAAGTTTTTTGCAATGTTGATAGTTGCCGCGCTCCTGCTTGCAGGCGCAGTACCCGCGTTCGCCTATAACGGCGAGGTCGTTTACGACGGCAACGCTAAGGAGTTCGTCTTCGCGCCCGGCAGCGAGTATTCGCCCACGGACCTTTTCCCGGATCTCAAAAACGTAATGCCGGGTGACAGTCTCACGCAGAAGATAACCGTCCGCAACACCGCGGATAAAAAGGTCGACGTCAAGATCTATATGCGTTCGCTCGGAGCGCAGGAGGGAACCGAAGACTTCCTTTCCCAGCTTTCCATGAAGGTTATCGAGAGCTCCGACAAGACGTTGTTTGACGCGCCTGCGGATCAGACCGACGGACTCACGGATTGGGTTCTGCTCGGGACGCTGCATTCCGGCGGCGAAACCGATCTGACCGTTCAGCTCGACGTTCCGGCGACTATCGGAAACGAGTTCAGGGGCGCCATCGGCTACATAGACTGGGAGTTCAAAGTCGAAGAGATCCCCGTCGAAGAGCCGAACACGGGCGACGAAGGGCTGCCGGTGTGGCCGTTCATCGCGGGCGGCGCTGCGCTTGTTCTCATAGCGATCCTGCTTGTTGTTTTCAAGCGTAAGAAGTAATTTGTTTAACACAGTATTTTTTGGGAGGAACTTAGAATGAAGAAAGCGACAAAGACAGCTCTTTGCGTAAGCATCGCTTTGCTTATTT
This is a stretch of genomic DNA from Clostridia bacterium. It encodes these proteins:
- a CDS encoding LPXTG cell wall anchor domain-containing protein, whose translation is MLIVAALLLAGAVPAFAYNGEVVYDGNAKEFVFAPGSEYSPTDLFPDLKNVMPGDSLTQKITVRNTADKKVDVKIYMRSLGAQEGTEDFLSQLSMKVIESSDKTLFDAPADQTDGLTDWVLLGTLHSGGETDLTVQLDVPATIGNEFRGAIGYIDWEFKVEEIPVEEPNTGDEGLPVWPFIAGGAALVLIAILLVVFKRKK